A single genomic interval of Picosynechococcus sp. PCC 7003 harbors:
- a CDS encoding AAA family ATPase, translated as MFSLVQPPSHFLIGAPGSGKSTFARWLLQTIPQACLISTDGIRAQLYGDPGIQGDWPTIEAIVLQRLHQAIAQGKPVIYDATNCHQPWRLDFLKKCPPMDWLAWYLVCSLEICLARNQRRSRQVPPEVIQKMLRDLEVDPPQAQEGFLEVITLPDLQPKTLRGLKKRQLQYLDG; from the coding sequence GTGTTTTCCTTGGTACAACCCCCATCGCATTTTCTCATTGGTGCCCCTGGTTCTGGCAAATCCACCTTTGCCCGGTGGCTACTCCAAACTATTCCCCAGGCTTGCTTAATTTCTACCGATGGGATTCGGGCGCAATTGTACGGTGATCCAGGGATTCAGGGGGATTGGCCCACCATTGAGGCGATTGTTTTACAACGCTTGCACCAGGCAATCGCCCAGGGAAAACCTGTCATTTATGATGCCACCAACTGCCATCAACCCTGGCGATTAGATTTTTTAAAAAAATGTCCACCGATGGATTGGTTGGCTTGGTATTTGGTTTGTTCTCTAGAGATTTGCTTGGCTCGCAACCAAAGGCGATCGCGTCAAGTGCCGCCAGAAGTTATCCAAAAAATGCTCCGTGACCTTGAAGTAGATCCCCCCCAGGCGCAGGAAGGCTTTCTAGAAGTGATTACCCTTCCGGATTTGCAACCAAAAACCCTTAGGGGCCTGAAAAAACGGCAGCTTCAATATCTCGACGGCTGA
- a CDS encoding DUF3143 domain-containing protein produces the protein MSTMPSLDSPLYNHPLPKIEQWLREMGCEQDPQNLHCWTVGRPGWQAEIRLEIEELAVSYLKAGADGSDIERSFKYSLSRRDIEAAVFSGP, from the coding sequence ATGTCCACGATGCCTTCCCTTGATAGCCCCCTCTATAACCATCCCCTCCCCAAAATTGAACAGTGGCTCCGGGAGATGGGCTGTGAGCAAGATCCCCAAAATCTCCACTGCTGGACAGTCGGCCGTCCTGGTTGGCAAGCAGAAATCCGCCTCGAAATCGAAGAGCTTGCGGTGTCCTACCTCAAAGCTGGGGCCGATGGCTCTGACATCGAGCGTTCGTTTAAATATTCCCTCAGCCGTCGAGATATTGAAGCTGCCGTTTTTTCAGGCCCCTAA